In Candidatus Tectomicrobia bacterium, one DNA window encodes the following:
- a CDS encoding CoA-transferase, translating into MAVFLARQIRDGELVFHGVASALPMTAVGIARRLHAPNLIYLNIPGGVDARPARLPGSTVGVQLLEGARAHFNLTEIFDLSARGALDLAFLGGAQIDGRGDINLSYIGDPKRPKVRLPGGAGSACILPTAKRTVLWRTAHDPRSFPERCAWVTASGKVDRVITPLCIFRKEEGRLRIESRHAGVAPETVREATGFDPGPCEEVFETPEPTPEEAAALQAADPEGVRFLEFA; encoded by the coding sequence ATGGCCGTCTTCCTCGCCCGGCAGATCCGGGACGGCGAGCTCGTCTTCCACGGGGTGGCTTCCGCCCTGCCCATGACGGCGGTCGGGATCGCCCGGAGGCTCCACGCCCCGAACCTCATCTACCTGAACATCCCGGGCGGGGTGGACGCCCGGCCGGCGCGCCTCCCCGGCTCGACGGTGGGGGTGCAGCTCCTGGAGGGCGCCCGCGCCCACTTCAACCTGACCGAGATCTTCGACCTCTCGGCGCGCGGGGCGCTCGACCTGGCCTTCCTGGGCGGGGCCCAGATCGACGGCCGGGGGGACATCAACCTCTCCTACATCGGCGACCCCAAGCGCCCCAAGGTGCGACTCCCGGGGGGCGCCGGGAGCGCCTGCATCCTGCCCACGGCGAAGCGCACCGTCCTGTGGCGCACGGCCCACGACCCGCGGAGCTTCCCCGAGCGCTGCGCCTGGGTGACGGCTTCCGGAAAGGTGGACCGGGTGATCACGCCGCTCTGCATCTTCCGGAAGGAGGAGGGGCGCCTCCGCATCGAGAGCCGCCACGCGGGCGTCGCGCCCGAAACGGTCCGCGAGGCCACCGGCTTCGACCCCGGCCCCTGCGAGGAAGTCTTCGAGACCCCCGAGCCCACCCCGGAGGAGGCGGCCGCGCTCCAGGCGGCGGACCCCGAGGGGGTGCGCTTCCTCGAATTCGCCTGA
- the scpB gene encoding SMC-Scp complex subunit ScpB: protein MEAIEEPPQASTFDLAAAGAAPSREGSEGGDEGEDAEEGTPLIVEETEAKRIILTLLFVAHEPLRPRDISMIFRGVENINAKVVRRLVAELMEEHRDHPLQIAEVAEGYRMCTRPEFGPWVRRLLKAERKAKLSQAALETLAIIAYKQPITKPEVEEIRRVDCGGVMTTLLERNLVRILGRKDVVGRPIVYGTTPQFLEYFGFKSLADMPKPDEFEALAGLGPQEEADILPIGGEGMIPIPETAGGASAPPVSEVLDGPAVAGAEEGEAEGNGHANGHTNGHANGHSNGHAQGGAGEEEGAAPSEESERQP from the coding sequence ATGGAGGCCATCGAGGAGCCTCCCCAGGCCTCCACCTTCGACCTCGCCGCGGCGGGAGCCGCTCCTTCCCGCGAGGGATCCGAAGGCGGGGACGAGGGAGAGGACGCCGAGGAGGGCACGCCCCTCATCGTCGAGGAGACCGAGGCCAAGCGCATCATCCTCACCCTGCTCTTCGTCGCGCACGAGCCGCTGCGCCCGCGCGACATCTCGATGATTTTCCGCGGCGTCGAGAACATCAACGCCAAGGTGGTGCGCAGGCTCGTGGCCGAGCTCATGGAGGAGCACCGCGACCATCCCCTCCAGATCGCCGAGGTGGCCGAGGGCTACCGCATGTGCACCCGGCCCGAGTTCGGCCCCTGGGTGCGGCGGCTCCTCAAGGCGGAGCGCAAGGCCAAGCTCTCCCAGGCGGCGCTCGAGACGCTGGCGATCATCGCCTACAAGCAGCCCATCACGAAGCCCGAGGTCGAGGAGATCCGCCGGGTGGACTGCGGGGGCGTGATGACCACCCTTCTGGAGCGCAACCTCGTCCGCATCCTGGGCCGCAAGGACGTGGTGGGCCGCCCCATCGTGTACGGCACCACGCCCCAGTTCCTCGAGTACTTCGGCTTCAAGAGCCTGGCCGACATGCCCAAGCCCGACGAATTCGAGGCGCTGGCCGGCCTCGGGCCCCAGGAGGAGGCGGACATCCTGCCCATCGGCGGCGAGGGCATGATCCCCATCCCCGAAACCGCCGGCGGCGCCTCCGCGCCCCCTGTCTCCGAGGTGCTGGACGGCCCGGCCGTGGCCGGGGCCGAGGAGGGCGAGGCGGAGGGCAACGGGCACGCGAACGGCCACACCAACGGGCACGCGAACGGGCATTCCAACGGCCACGCCCAGGGCGGGGCCGGGGAAGAGGAGGGCGCGGCGCCCTCGGAAGAGAGCGAGCGGCAGCCCTAG
- a CDS encoding nitrile hydratase subunit beta: MEQTRFQVGQRVKVKNLYPPGHIRTCPYVRGKTGVVSRYFGRYKNPELLAYGKDGLPARELYWVEFSVNDLWDHKPGKPQDKLRIEIYEHWLEPA; the protein is encoded by the coding sequence ATGGAGCAGACCAGGTTCCAGGTGGGCCAGCGGGTCAAGGTGAAGAACCTCTACCCGCCCGGCCACATCCGCACCTGCCCCTACGTGCGCGGCAAGACGGGGGTCGTCAGCCGCTACTTCGGGCGCTACAAGAACCCCGAGCTCCTGGCCTACGGGAAGGACGGCCTGCCCGCGCGGGAACTCTACTGGGTCGAGTTCAGCGTGAACGACCTGTGGGACCACAAGCCCGGGAAGCCCCAGGACAAGCTGCGAATCGAGATCTACGAGCACTGGCTCGAGCCGGCCTGA
- a CDS encoding segregation/condensation protein A, giving the protein MQPPEKREPAAPPQAPGAPDESTSPAPRLDVMSLEEIGAGRDMTAGSPEGWDVAPAEAAASASPGPPGPDSPEFELDDSPRLPEGESFRVKLDGFEGPLELLLHLVREHKLDINDIPIAFITDQYLKHIELMRRLNINIASDYLVMASWLVYIKSRTLLPQQEGDAQEEDPEVLRQELQRQLLEYQRFKRLSQAFRRAEEEQSWVFARGGNGDGIMLDPADAAEEPRLQVTMFDLISAIRHLIESIGEEGVHLVEIDELEMADRQTYLLDALEKAGPEGVVFQKLFEGARVLAVVVTFLALLELIRKNLVVARQSANFAEIRLAKAVKDE; this is encoded by the coding sequence ATGCAACCCCCGGAGAAGCGGGAGCCCGCGGCCCCCCCGCAGGCCCCCGGCGCCCCAGACGAGAGCACCTCACCGGCGCCCCGCCTGGACGTGATGAGCCTCGAGGAGATCGGGGCCGGCCGAGACATGACGGCCGGCTCGCCCGAGGGCTGGGATGTGGCGCCCGCCGAGGCGGCCGCCTCCGCTTCCCCCGGGCCGCCCGGGCCCGATTCTCCCGAGTTCGAACTCGACGACTCGCCGCGCCTCCCGGAGGGCGAGTCCTTCCGGGTCAAGCTCGACGGCTTCGAGGGCCCGCTGGAGCTCCTGCTCCACCTCGTGCGCGAGCACAAGCTCGACATCAACGACATCCCCATCGCCTTCATCACCGATCAGTACCTCAAGCACATCGAGCTGATGCGCAGGCTCAACATCAACATCGCCTCGGACTACCTGGTCATGGCCTCCTGGCTCGTCTACATCAAGAGCCGCACCCTGCTGCCCCAGCAGGAGGGCGACGCGCAGGAGGAGGACCCCGAGGTGCTGCGCCAGGAGCTCCAGCGCCAGCTCCTCGAGTACCAGCGGTTCAAGCGCCTCAGCCAGGCCTTCCGCCGGGCCGAGGAGGAGCAGTCGTGGGTGTTCGCGCGGGGCGGGAACGGCGACGGCATCATGCTCGACCCGGCCGACGCGGCGGAGGAGCCCCGGCTCCAGGTCACGATGTTCGACCTCATCAGCGCCATCCGGCACCTCATCGAGTCCATCGGGGAGGAGGGCGTCCACCTCGTCGAGATCGACGAGCTGGAGATGGCCGACCGCCAGACCTATCTCCTCGACGCCCTGGAGAAGGCGGGGCCGGAGGGCGTGGTCTTCCAGAAGCTCTTCGAGGGGGCGCGGGTGCTGGCCGTCGTGGTCACCTTCCTCGCCCTGCTCGAGCTGATCCGCAAGAACCTCGTCGTCGCGAGGCAATCCGCCAATTTCGCCGAAATCCGGCTCGCCAAGGCGGTGAAGGATGAATGA
- a CDS encoding methyltransferase domain-containing protein, with translation MNPDAGLQPGHHVQREGFFQKLAKERHGRLFRQWLGENGRILDLGCWDGALARHYAAGNDVIGLDLGLAALRLAAQVPGIRAVQAPLSGPLPFPDECFSAAVLADAGEHLPWLALILAEAHRVLRPEGLLVGSVPLASHLPDRRFTYRDFQGLLAARFQLEVFISGEPGAGNTAFRCRKM, from the coding sequence GTGAATCCGGACGCGGGGCTCCAGCCCGGGCATCACGTCCAGCGGGAGGGATTCTTCCAGAAACTCGCGAAGGAGCGGCACGGAAGGCTCTTCCGGCAGTGGCTGGGGGAAAACGGGCGGATCCTCGATCTGGGGTGCTGGGACGGCGCGCTCGCCCGGCACTACGCCGCGGGGAACGACGTGATCGGCCTGGACCTCGGCCTGGCCGCCCTCCGGCTGGCGGCGCAAGTCCCCGGCATCCGAGCCGTTCAAGCCCCCCTGAGCGGGCCCTTGCCCTTCCCGGACGAGTGCTTCAGCGCCGCCGTGCTGGCCGATGCCGGAGAGCACCTGCCCTGGCTCGCCCTCATCCTGGCCGAGGCGCACCGCGTGCTCCGGCCGGAGGGCTTGCTCGTCGGGAGCGTTCCTCTCGCCTCCCATTTGCCGGACCGGCGGTTCACCTACCGGGACTTCCAGGGGCTTCTGGCCGCGCGCTTCCAGCTGGAAGTTTTCATCAGCGGAGAGCCGGGAGCCGGAAACACAGCCTTCCGCTGCCGGAAGATGTGA
- a CDS encoding nitrile hydratase subunit alpha → MSDSHDHHHDHGNGHDHPHGHGHDDTHILRRKEDVGYLHDTVGRAEHEMDYFQIRVVALLNVLREKGLVTTDEMRRAIEDIEAQTPAIGAKVVARAWADPEFKKRLLMDAKEACAELGIDTSAVNHLVALENTGQVHYMVTCTLCSCYPRVLLGQPPTWYKSFPYRSKSVVDPRGALRDLGYEAPEGIELITVDSNADCRYLIIPRRPKGTEGWSEERLAMLVTRDSMIGVGDALTPQEFEARPIPV, encoded by the coding sequence ATGTCCGACAGCCACGATCATCACCACGATCACGGGAACGGCCACGACCACCCTCACGGGCACGGCCACGACGACACCCACATCCTCCGCCGCAAGGAGGACGTGGGCTATCTCCATGACACCGTGGGGCGGGCCGAGCACGAGATGGACTACTTCCAGATCCGTGTGGTGGCGCTCCTGAACGTCCTGCGCGAGAAGGGCCTCGTCACCACCGACGAGATGCGCCGCGCCATCGAGGACATCGAGGCCCAGACCCCCGCCATCGGCGCCAAGGTGGTGGCCCGCGCCTGGGCCGACCCGGAGTTCAAGAAGCGCCTCTTGATGGACGCGAAGGAGGCCTGCGCCGAGCTCGGCATCGACACCTCGGCCGTCAACCACCTGGTCGCCCTCGAGAACACCGGCCAGGTGCACTACATGGTCACCTGCACGCTGTGCTCGTGCTATCCGCGCGTCCTGCTGGGCCAGCCCCCCACCTGGTACAAGAGCTTCCCCTACCGCTCGAAGTCCGTGGTGGACCCGCGCGGCGCCCTGCGCGACCTGGGCTATGAGGCCCCCGAGGGCATCGAGCTCATCACGGTGGACTCGAACGCCGACTGCCGCTACCTCATCATCCCCCGCCGCCCCAAGGGCACCGAGGGCTGGAGCGAGGAAAGGCTGGCCATGCTCGTCACCCGCGACAGCATGATCGGGGTGGGCGACGCCCTCACGCCCCAGGAGTTCGAGGCGCGGCCGATCCCGGTCTAG
- a CDS encoding cupin domain-containing protein gives MPTGAELADFYGAMERQRLIPLWKVYKDHVPRTPSPRAQPHLWRFREVLPLVRASGALAPMTEGERRVLGFANPGLPYDGLTATTDTLWGAFQYILPGEKAHTHRHAAAAIRFILEGEGASTTVEGERCALGPGDFVLTPPWAWHDHENTGEKPVIWMDGLDIIMVRELRASFFEGAGEAPPPAPRPEGGSLARWAEGALRPAWERQSGPYSPLLLYKWERTERALRRLAASGEASPHDDVAMDFVHPGTGGPVYPTMGCRIQLLRPGRELSPHRHTGSAVYLCFKGSGHSVIDGQRFDWERGDAFCVPSWARHQHAAGEEETILFSINDQPMIEALGLYREEG, from the coding sequence ATGCCCACCGGCGCCGAGCTGGCCGACTTCTACGGGGCGATGGAGCGCCAGCGCCTCATCCCGCTCTGGAAGGTATACAAGGACCACGTCCCCCGCACCCCCAGCCCCCGCGCCCAGCCCCACCTCTGGCGCTTCCGGGAGGTCCTCCCCCTCGTCCGGGCCTCGGGCGCCCTGGCCCCCATGACCGAGGGCGAGCGCCGGGTGCTCGGCTTCGCCAACCCGGGCCTCCCCTACGACGGCCTGACGGCCACGACCGACACCCTCTGGGGCGCCTTCCAGTACATCCTCCCCGGGGAGAAGGCCCACACCCACCGCCACGCGGCGGCCGCCATCCGCTTCATCCTGGAGGGGGAGGGCGCCTCGACCACCGTGGAGGGCGAGCGCTGCGCCCTGGGTCCCGGCGACTTCGTCCTGACGCCCCCCTGGGCCTGGCACGACCACGAGAACACGGGAGAGAAGCCCGTCATCTGGATGGACGGCCTCGACATCATTATGGTGCGCGAGCTGCGCGCGAGCTTCTTCGAGGGGGCGGGCGAGGCGCCTCCCCCCGCGCCCAGGCCCGAGGGCGGGAGCCTCGCCCGCTGGGCCGAGGGCGCGCTCCGCCCCGCCTGGGAGCGGCAGAGCGGCCCCTACTCGCCGCTCCTCCTCTACAAGTGGGAGCGGACCGAGCGGGCGCTGCGCCGCCTCGCCGCCTCGGGGGAGGCCTCTCCCCACGACGATGTGGCCATGGACTTCGTCCACCCGGGCACCGGGGGGCCCGTCTACCCCACCATGGGCTGCCGCATCCAGCTCCTGCGGCCCGGCCGGGAGCTCAGCCCCCACCGCCACACCGGAAGCGCCGTCTATTTGTGCTTCAAGGGGAGCGGGCATTCGGTCATCGATGGCCAAAGGTTCGACTGGGAGAGGGGAGACGCCTTCTGCGTCCCCTCCTGGGCGCGGCACCAGCACGCGGCCGGGGAAGAAGAGACCATCCTCTTCTCCATCAACGACCAGCCCATGATCGAGGCCCTGGGGCTCTACCGGGAGGAGGGGTGA
- a CDS encoding amidohydrolase, which produces MIIDPHAHIAPQSFIEDARQGRFGGAISIQPGDKWEFLVTRSTVLGQERVHPNPLPKETWNVEMRLKDMKRMGVDKQILSVVPPMTYYAQDAGLNKDISSALNDALVALTKQHPDKFLCMAQVPLQDPPAAAAELRRAVKNGHIGVQIGSNVAGKNLDDKGLDVFWQAVVDLDVPVFIHPIEVMGVNDRLKDYYLRNFIGNPLDTTIAAACIIWGGVFDRFPKLKFLLSHCGGYTPWIRGRWQHGYGERQEPKVNGAKAPERYIKKFYYDTIIHNPECLQFAVKSLGLDRVMYGTDYPFDMGNLGKATGIPGLSKLPKKAQGQILSGNVMKLYKIKEGKKK; this is translated from the coding sequence GTGATCATCGATCCCCACGCCCACATCGCTCCCCAGTCCTTCATCGAGGACGCCCGCCAGGGCCGCTTCGGCGGGGCCATCTCGATCCAGCCGGGCGACAAGTGGGAGTTCCTGGTGACGCGCTCGACCGTGCTCGGGCAGGAGCGGGTGCACCCGAATCCCTTGCCCAAGGAGACCTGGAACGTCGAGATGCGCCTCAAGGACATGAAGCGGATGGGGGTGGACAAGCAGATCCTCTCCGTCGTCCCGCCGATGACCTACTACGCCCAGGACGCGGGGCTGAACAAGGATATCTCCTCGGCCCTGAACGACGCCCTGGTGGCGCTGACGAAGCAGCACCCGGACAAGTTCCTCTGCATGGCCCAGGTGCCCTTGCAGGATCCCCCGGCGGCGGCGGCCGAGCTCAGGCGCGCGGTCAAGAACGGCCACATCGGGGTGCAGATCGGCTCGAACGTGGCCGGGAAGAACCTCGACGACAAGGGGCTGGACGTGTTCTGGCAGGCGGTGGTGGACCTCGACGTGCCCGTCTTCATCCACCCGATCGAGGTGATGGGGGTGAACGACCGCCTCAAGGACTACTACCTGCGCAATTTCATCGGGAACCCGCTCGACACCACCATCGCCGCCGCCTGCATCATCTGGGGGGGTGTCTTCGACCGCTTCCCCAAGCTCAAGTTCCTGCTCTCCCACTGCGGCGGCTACACCCCCTGGATCCGCGGGCGCTGGCAGCACGGCTACGGGGAGCGGCAGGAGCCCAAGGTGAACGGCGCCAAGGCGCCCGAGCGCTACATCAAGAAATTCTACTACGACACCATCATCCACAACCCCGAGTGCCTCCAGTTCGCGGTCAAGTCCCTGGGGTTGGACCGGGTGATGTACGGCACCGACTACCCCTTCGACATGGGGAACCTGGGCAAGGCCACCGGCATCCCCGGCCTCTCGAAGCTCCCCAAGAAGGCCCAGGGGCAGATCCTCTCGGGCAACGTGATGAAGCTCTACAAGATCAAGGAAGGGAAGAAGAAGTAG
- a CDS encoding ribokinase, with translation MRGKRFDAVGIGLNSADLLCVVERHPLFNTKGPLLEVSRQGGGQAATAMAALARLGLRTAYIGAVGDDEEGRFSLQSLREEGVDVEGVALQPGRASQFAVILVQRGGPSAERGGRTILWRREVALRPEDVREDIVRSSRLLHVDGHNLEAELRAAEWAREEGIPVSFDAERALPGTEALVRMTDYLVASEDFPQAFTGEASLEEALRAIRRLGPRVAAATLGESGALAFDGERFHRSPAFEVEAVDTTGAGDVFHAGLIYGVLQGHPLPRTLRFANALAAMSCRALGGRAALPRLGEVEAFMRQARSYPE, from the coding sequence GTGCGCGGGAAGCGCTTCGACGCGGTGGGGATCGGCCTCAACTCGGCCGATCTCCTCTGCGTGGTGGAGCGCCACCCTCTATTCAACACCAAAGGGCCGTTGCTGGAGGTTTCGCGCCAGGGCGGCGGCCAGGCGGCCACCGCCATGGCGGCCCTTGCCCGGCTCGGGCTGCGGACGGCCTACATCGGCGCGGTGGGGGACGACGAGGAGGGGAGGTTCTCCCTCCAGAGCCTCCGCGAGGAGGGGGTGGACGTGGAGGGCGTGGCCCTCCAGCCGGGGCGGGCGAGCCAGTTCGCGGTCATCCTCGTCCAGCGCGGCGGCCCGTCCGCCGAGCGGGGCGGACGCACGATTCTCTGGCGGCGGGAGGTGGCGCTCCGGCCGGAGGATGTGCGGGAGGACATCGTGCGCTCGTCGCGGCTCCTCCACGTGGACGGCCACAACCTCGAGGCCGAGCTGCGGGCGGCCGAGTGGGCGAGGGAGGAGGGCATCCCCGTTTCCTTCGACGCCGAGCGCGCCCTGCCGGGCACGGAGGCGCTCGTGCGGATGACCGACTACCTGGTGGCGTCGGAGGATTTTCCCCAAGCCTTCACGGGCGAGGCCTCGCTGGAGGAGGCCCTGCGCGCCATCCGCCGCCTGGGCCCCCGGGTGGCCGCCGCCACCCTGGGGGAGAGCGGGGCGCTGGCCTTCGACGGGGAGCGCTTCCACCGCTCCCCCGCCTTCGAGGTGGAGGCGGTGGACACGACCGGGGCGGGGGATGTATTCCATGCGGGGCTCATATATGGGGTCCTCCAGGGGCATCCGCTTCCGCGCACCCTCCGTTTCGCCAACGCCCTCGCGGCCATGAGCTGCCGCGCGCTCGGGGGGAGGGCGGCTCTCCCCCGGCTGGGCGAGGTGGAGGCGTTCATGCGGCAGGCACGCTCCTATCCGGAATGA
- a CDS encoding CoA transferase subunit A: protein MLAGVRKGASVAGKLVSLPEAARLAGDGQMIALGGNSLTRIPSAFARELARQGRRGLRLVKTAGAYDIDLLCAAGAAEEVHSGYVGFENLFGLAPAYRRGVETGAVRAVEHACYTVIAGLRASAYGIPSQPVAGLQGSDVPGLTGFREARDPYTGEKVFMIPRIRPRWAVLHVPWADAEGNARIEGGTFEDVLMSRAAEGVILTAERIVETSFFEERPERTQIPAFLVHAVAHVPGGARPGACPPFYDLDEEAVGRYLEEAASPEGLAAHLAAWEEADRGAGAARPAGRIS, encoded by the coding sequence ATGCTCGCCGGGGTCCGAAAAGGAGCTTCCGTGGCCGGAAAACTCGTCTCCCTGCCTGAGGCCGCCCGGCTCGCCGGGGACGGCCAAATGATCGCCCTGGGCGGGAACTCCCTGACGCGCATCCCCTCGGCCTTCGCCCGGGAGCTCGCCCGGCAGGGGCGGCGTGGCCTCCGGCTCGTGAAGACGGCCGGGGCCTACGACATCGACCTCCTCTGCGCGGCCGGGGCGGCGGAGGAGGTCCACTCGGGCTACGTCGGCTTCGAGAACCTCTTCGGCCTGGCCCCCGCCTACCGCCGGGGGGTGGAGACGGGCGCGGTGCGGGCCGTGGAGCACGCCTGCTACACCGTCATCGCGGGCTTGAGGGCCTCGGCCTACGGCATCCCCAGCCAGCCCGTGGCGGGCCTCCAGGGGAGCGACGTGCCCGGCCTCACCGGCTTCCGGGAGGCACGCGACCCCTACACCGGGGAAAAGGTCTTCATGATCCCCCGCATCCGCCCGCGCTGGGCCGTCCTGCATGTGCCCTGGGCCGACGCTGAGGGCAACGCCCGCATCGAGGGGGGCACCTTCGAGGACGTGCTCATGAGCCGGGCGGCCGAGGGGGTGATCCTGACCGCCGAGCGGATCGTCGAAACCTCCTTCTTCGAGGAGCGGCCCGAGCGCACCCAGATTCCGGCCTTCCTGGTTCATGCCGTGGCCCATGTGCCGGGCGGGGCGCGGCCCGGGGCCTGTCCCCCCTTCTACGACCTGGACGAGGAGGCGGTGGGCCGGTATCTGGAAGAAGCCGCCTCACCGGAAGGCCTGGCCGCCCATCTCGCCGCGTGGGAGGAGGCGGACCGCGGGGCGGGTGCGGCGCGGCCGGCCGGGAGAATTTCATGA
- a CDS encoding 2-dehydropantoate 2-reductase: protein MRFGVMAAGGVGAYFGGLLARAGEDVRFIARGAHLEAIRREGLRVEAVVPEGGFAVKAPFATDDPAGAGVCDVVLFCVKTTANEAAIPAIAPMMGPDSVVISLQNGVDNEDRLAARYGRERVMGGAAYIFTSVAGPGLIRQIGGPRRLVFGELGGGASPRGERILAVLKNAQVNAELSADIEAELWTKFIFICGVSGMTALTRSPLGEIMAYEGTRWMMRGVMREVCEVGRARGVRLPQGADEDRFRFLGEQNPASKGSLCHDLEAGRRLEIDALCGALSRLGREAGVATPLNDFIYHTLKLADLQIAGEVKLKA, encoded by the coding sequence ATGCGCTTCGGGGTCATGGCGGCGGGCGGGGTGGGCGCCTACTTCGGGGGGCTGCTCGCCCGCGCGGGAGAGGACGTGCGCTTCATCGCCCGGGGGGCTCACCTCGAGGCCATCCGGCGGGAGGGCCTGCGCGTCGAGGCGGTGGTGCCCGAGGGGGGCTTCGCGGTGAAGGCTCCCTTCGCCACGGACGACCCGGCCGGGGCGGGCGTCTGCGACGTCGTCCTCTTCTGCGTGAAGACCACCGCGAACGAGGCGGCCATCCCCGCCATCGCGCCCATGATGGGGCCCGATAGCGTGGTCATCAGCCTGCAGAACGGGGTGGACAACGAGGACCGGCTCGCCGCCCGCTACGGCCGGGAGCGCGTCATGGGGGGCGCCGCCTACATCTTCACCTCGGTGGCGGGGCCGGGCCTCATCCGCCAGATCGGGGGGCCGAGGCGCCTCGTCTTCGGGGAGCTGGGGGGCGGCGCGAGCCCGCGCGGGGAGCGCATCCTGGCCGTCTTGAAGAACGCGCAGGTCAACGCCGAGCTCTCGGCCGACATCGAGGCCGAGCTCTGGACCAAGTTCATCTTCATCTGCGGGGTGAGCGGGATGACCGCCCTCACCCGCTCGCCGCTCGGCGAGATCATGGCCTACGAGGGCACCCGGTGGATGATGCGCGGGGTGATGCGCGAGGTCTGCGAGGTGGGCCGGGCGCGCGGGGTGCGGCTCCCCCAGGGGGCGGACGAGGACCGCTTCCGCTTCCTCGGCGAGCAGAACCCGGCGAGCAAGGGGAGCCTCTGCCACGACCTGGAGGCCGGGCGGCGGCTGGAGATCGACGCCCTGTGCGGGGCGCTCTCCCGCCTGGGGCGCGAGGCGGGCGTCGCCACACCCCTCAACGATTTCATCTACCACACCCTGAAGCTCGCGGATTTGCAGATCGCGGGCGAGGTGAAACTCAAGGCGTAG
- a CDS encoding helix-turn-helix transcriptional regulator — MKNDLRHIREKHNLTQEQLQQASGVDQSIISAIEISGRRPIVDTALRLARGLSRLTGRQYRVEDLFPPEGDPMGRRR, encoded by the coding sequence ATGAAAAACGACCTTCGCCACATCCGGGAAAAGCACAACCTCACCCAGGAACAGTTGCAGCAGGCGTCCGGGGTGGATCAATCGATCATCAGCGCCATCGAGATCAGCGGCCGCAGGCCCATCGTGGACACCGCGCTCCGGCTGGCCCGGGGGCTCTCCCGCCTGACCGGCAGGCAGTACCGGGTCGAGGATCTGTTCCCTCCGGAGGGGGACCCCATGGGGAGGCGCCGGTGA
- a CDS encoding helix-turn-helix transcriptional regulator codes for MAERKAEKKIGLILKALRLERGWDQTALAAASGVSQAHISAIEVGRYRSPKAETLAKLAAAMEVSITVFFPDLDAEKGVAESMAYWGARGLPTPDEEEFLALLRDPAVGPELRRLARLIKAGKEAEAAKRGKKET; via the coding sequence ATGGCCGAGCGGAAGGCTGAAAAGAAAATCGGACTGATTCTTAAGGCGTTACGCCTGGAGAGGGGATGGGACCAGACGGCGCTGGCCGCCGCCTCTGGGGTTTCCCAGGCCCACATTTCCGCCATCGAGGTGGGCCGCTACCGCTCCCCCAAGGCCGAGACCCTCGCCAAGCTGGCGGCGGCGATGGAGGTGTCGATCACCGTTTTCTTCCCGGATCTGGACGCGGAAAAGGGCGTGGCCGAGTCGATGGCCTACTGGGGAGCGCGCGGGCTCCCCACCCCCGACGAGGAAGAGTTCCTGGCTCTCCTGCGCGACCCCGCGGTGGGCCCGGAGCTTCGCCGCCTTGCGCGGCTGATCAAGGCCGGGAAGGAAGCGGAAGCGGCGAAGCGCGGGAAAAAAGAGACCTAA
- a CDS encoding dienelactone hydrolase family protein, which translates to MRTETIEYQEGGVAFEGHAAYDESSRSKRPCVLVSHAWAGLLGAEREAAGRLAGLGYLAFAVDLFGRGVRGNPAGDNSKLMQPLLEDRAMLRRRLLASLEAARKHPLADPGRVAAIGYCFGGLCVLDLARSGAPGVRGVASFHGLFHPPKLGPQPPIAAKVLLLHGWDDPLAPPEDVLMIARELTEARADWQLHAYGHALHAFTNPHANNPAGGVKYDAGADRRSWAAMEYFLKEAVG; encoded by the coding sequence ATGCGCACCGAGACCATCGAGTACCAGGAGGGCGGCGTCGCCTTCGAGGGCCACGCGGCGTATGACGAATCGAGCCGGTCGAAGCGCCCCTGCGTCCTGGTGAGCCACGCCTGGGCCGGGCTGCTCGGCGCCGAGCGAGAGGCGGCCGGGCGGCTCGCGGGGCTGGGCTACCTGGCCTTCGCCGTGGACCTCTTCGGCCGGGGCGTCCGGGGCAACCCCGCGGGGGACAACTCCAAGCTCATGCAGCCCCTCCTGGAGGACCGGGCCATGCTGCGCCGCCGCCTCCTGGCCTCCCTCGAGGCGGCCAGGAAGCACCCCCTGGCCGACCCCGGGCGCGTCGCCGCCATCGGCTACTGCTTCGGCGGGCTCTGCGTCCTCGACCTCGCGCGGAGCGGCGCCCCGGGCGTCCGGGGCGTGGCGAGCTTCCACGGCCTCTTCCACCCGCCCAAGCTCGGCCCCCAGCCCCCCATCGCCGCCAAGGTCCTCCTCTTGCACGGCTGGGACGATCCCCTCGCCCCGCCCGAGGACGTCCTCATGATCGCCAGGGAGCTCACCGAGGCCCGGGCCGACTGGCAGCTCCACGCCTATGGCCACGCCCTGCACGCCTTCACCAACCCCCACGCCAACAACCCCGCCGGGGGCGTGAAGTACGACGCCGGCGCGGACAGGAGATCATGGGCCGCGATGGAGTATTTTTTGAAAGAGGCGGTGGGGTAG